A single Lolium perenne isolate Kyuss_39 chromosome 6, Kyuss_2.0, whole genome shotgun sequence DNA region contains:
- the LOC127306620 gene encoding probable purine permease 11, protein MAGEDGNNGGGGGQEEVQIQIAGSSKGATSSTGEAPPQSSPVKHWHWWLMVILNMFFLIAGQTASTLLGRFYYNQGGNSKWMSTFIQTAGFPVLLIARVLFRSRSEAATSSPEASTAKITLIYIVLGLIIAADDLMYSYGLLYLPVSTYSLICASQLAFNAVFSYVLNAQKFTPMIFNSVTLLTFSSALLGVDEDSEGSGGVSQGNHVLGFVLTLGASATYSLILSLMQVTFEKVIKRETFSVVLNMQIYTALVATLASLIGLFASGEWKTLEGEMHAFSSGKVSYVMTLLWTAISWQIASVGVVGLIFVVSSLFSNVISTLALPIIPVFAVIFFHDKMDGIKIIAMLMAIWGFISYGYQLYVDDKKSRKTSASAEEIS, encoded by the exons ATGGCCGGCGAAGACGGCaacaacggcggcggcggcggccaggagGAGGTCCAGATACAAATCGCAG GATCATCCAAGGGCGCAACTTCCTCAACCGGTGAAGCGCCCCCACAGAGCTCTCCGGTTAAGCACTGGCACTGGTGGCTGATGGTGATACTGAACATGTTCTTCCTTATCGCGGGTCAGACCGCGTCGACGCTCCTAGGCAGATTCTACTACAACCAAGGCGGCAACAGCAAGTGGATGTCAACATTCATCCAGACTGCCGGTTTCCCGGTGCTGCTTATTGCCCGAGTTCTTTTCCGCTCGAGGTCAGAAGCGGCTACCAGTAGCCCGGAAGCTTCGACCGCCAAGATCACTCTGATCTACATTGTCCTGGGGCTCATCATTGCCGCAGACGACCTGATGTATTCCTACGGTCTGCTGTATCTCCCCGTCTCGACTTACTCGCTCATCTGTGCTAGCCAGCTGGCCTTCAATGCCGTCTTCTCGTATGTTCTCAACGCTCAGAAGTTCACCCCCATGATATTCAACTCGGTGACTCTCCTCACATTTTCCTCTGCGCTCCTTGGGGTTGATGAGGATTCTGAGGGCTCTGGTGGTGTCTCGCAAGGGAACCATGTACTGGGTTTCGTGTTGACACTGGGAGCATCGGCCACATACTCGCTGATTCTCTCCCTCATGCAAGTTACGTTCGAGAAGGTTATCAAGAGGGAGACCTTCTCGGTCGTGCTGAACATGCAGATTTATACGGCGCTTGTGGCCACACTGGCTTCTCTTATTGGGTTGtttgcaagtggtgaatggaagaCTCTGGAGGGAGAGATGCATGCATTCAGCTCAGGGAAGGTGTCCTATGTAATGACACTGCTATGGACTGCTATATCATGGCAGATAGCCTCTGTTGGAGTGGTGGGGCTGATCTTTGTGGTTTCATCGCTCTTTTCGAATGTGATCAGCACCCTAGCTCTACCAATCATTCCTGTTTTCGCGGTGATTTTCTTTCACGACAAAATGGATGGAATAAAGATTATAGCTATGCTGATGGCCATCTGGGGATTTATTTCGTATGGCTACCAGCTATATGTTGATGACAAGAAGTCTAGGAAAACTTCAGCAAGTGCGGAGGAGATTTCGTAA